Proteins encoded in a region of the Podospora pseudopauciseta strain CBS 411.78 chromosome 6, whole genome shotgun sequence genome:
- a CDS encoding hypothetical protein (COG:A; EggNog:ENOG503NV3Z), producing the protein MHFSFSPFLLIFHLLSEPAIAMEIHIPNIPADLTFKSFQRLIEPILNSLGIVDYLCEKTRNKRYANITFLEPSDGNRFLSIYGPHGKPLSMLGHAVRCRLSNKGPDQTTLKVIRHAIDERQRRKSKPHVQPRTKSEPLQASCLSCGLHTFVDGRFSFVSEWDAQEGCLVRFTKRHLIFKLTDRGIDVRIPRNAIVQLVWSESSRASVTLSRPPIILAKRSPEKSDVIELDGLGSIHLDFSIFADIFSRQQAKPESRQRLTAIDDGHSNISAFCLVYHFQITAASIGTHGAGEHFHKEMWNITEKEPYQVTRAGIKFYHASDLPRLGRFSEALTRLNNQLDSYTTSNDLPFGILFLLQALVYNCYLHPTTVQALARELLGRSNISIDAFRKLFDWIDYPAPESNPRQFEVDGIMESLDVAERQVHEAQLMRAELFNDNENSTRICRVSISPMRITLHGPELETKNRILRKFDGKADFFFRVQLCDENGEDLLFNPTISLDTVYSRFKSILCKGITVAGRQYKFLGFSHSSLRAHSLWFSAPFYHEGKLQIPEHIIEQLGDFAPIRSPARCAARIGQAFTETPYSVSLVDNGVQTSEIPDVERNGRVLSDGVGVLSPQAAEAIHDAIPESKGKPTCFQIRWAGAKGMLSLDTELEGSQICIRPSMKKFESPDEANLDICDMASKPIPMMLNRQMIKILEDMDAPPWWFLELQRKEVNHLRAITRTVSSTASFLTMKDIGESIRLPHLLRQTEAMGVDYRQDPFLRSVVEMALLKEIKLIKHKARIPVPKGITLFGVMDETGFLQEGQVYVSFDTMQGRYHEPPECQKVVITRSPALHPGDIQLAHHVIPPDGHPLLELRNCVVFSQRGDRDLPSMLSGGDLDGDIYNIIWDEAIVSQVRSFSPADYPRLPIVELSRKVEAADMIDFFVDFISQDCLGVIATRHMILADLAPQGTRESDCVKLAELHSQAVDFSKTGRAVNLRELPKTPKQGRPHFLAVGSQVLVQEKVDVELLDEQGGDEDDDDDEADQNGPRHSYYRSDKILGQLYDAVDEEKIWHQDIQLPRLSPNDNAFWRQMLVVLEQRVAAASKVNCMWRNRLDEAHGVRHTYEDAMYDIMVNYSDYPFKPLRETEVFSGFIVSKTGPASRRQRDRSIKMKDEFERVSKLVMTTMHKGPGALELCLACVHAGLMVKEPRGRQAWHRGSSDDIVSFRIVAVSALLQELNALESNDCLV; encoded by the exons ATGCATTTCTCATTTTCTCCCTTTCTTCTCATCTTTCATCTGCTCAGTGAACCAGCAATTGCAATGGAGATCCATATACCAAACATTCCCGCGGATTTGACTTTCAAGTCATTTCAGCGCCTCATTGAACCAATCCTCAACAGCCTTGGTATTGTCGATTACCTCTGTGAAAAGACACGTAACAAAAGGTACGCCAACATCACATTTCTCGAGCCGAGTGATGGGAACCGCTTCCTATCAATCTATGGCCCTCACGGAAAGCCCTTGTCGATGCTGGGCCATGCTGTTCGCTGTCGGTTGAGCAACAAGGGACCGGATCAAACGACATTGAAGGTGATCAGGCATGCGATAGACGAACGTCAGAGACGCAAGTCAAAGCCCCATGTCCAGCCCCGGACAAAGTCAGAACCGCTCCAGGCTTCATGTCTAAGCTGTGGCTTGCACACATTCGTCGATGGAAGGTTCTCGTTTGTTTCGGAGTGGGATGCTCAGGAGGGCTGCTTGGTTCGCTTTACCAAGCGGCATCTCATCTTCAAACTGACAGATAGAGGCATCGATGTCCGCATCCCACGCAATGCCATCGTTCAACTGGTCTGGTCGGAGAGTAGCAGAGCGTCTGTTACCCTGTCACGACCACCTATTATCCTAGCCAAACGGTCCCCTGAGAAGTCAGACGTAATAGAGCTCGATGGCCTTGGTTCTATTCATCTTGATTTTAGCATATTCGCAGATATATTTTCTCGTCAACAGGCAAAGCCCGAGTCACGACAGCGACTTACTGCTATTGACGATGGCCACAGCAATATTTCCGCATTTTGTCTCGTCTATCACTTCCAAATCACCGCAGCATCCATTGGCACACATGGCGCCGGCGAACACTTTCACAAAGAGATGTGGAACATTACAGAGAAGGAGCCCTATCAGGTCACGCGAGCTGGTATCAAATTCTATCATGCATCTGACCTCCCGAGGCTGGGCCGCTTTAGTGAAGCTCTGACTCGTCTCAACAACCAGCTTGACTCGTACACGACAAGTAATGACTTGCCATTCGGTATTTTATTTTTGCTCCAAGCTCTTGTCTATAACTG TTATCTTCATCCAACAACGGTGCAGGCCCTGGCTAGAGAACTTCTCGGCCGTTCCAACATCTCGATTGACGCCTTCAGGAAGCTTTTCGACTGGATCGACTACCCGGCACCTGAGAGCAATCCAAGACAGTTCGAAGTAGATGGGATCATGGAAAGCCTCGATGTCGCAGAAAGACAAGTCCACGAAGCCCAGCTCATGAGGGCGGAGCTGTTCAACGACAATGAAAATTCGACACGCATCTGTCGGGTTTCAATCTCTCCCATGCGTATAACCCTCCACGGGCCAGAGCTGGAGACTAAAAATAGGATCCTCAGAAAATTTGACGGCAAGGCCGACTTCTTTTTCCGAGTCCAACTCTGCGATGAGAACGGCGAGGATTTGCTCTtcaaccccaccatctcacTTGACACTGTTTACAGTCGGTTCAAGTCAATACTATGCAAAGGAATTACAGTCGCCGGCAGGCAATACAAGTTTCTGGGCTTTTCCCACTCTTCGTTGAGAGCCCATTCACTGTGGTTCTCAGCCCCGTTCTACCACGAGGGTAAATTGCAAATCCCCGAACACATCATCGAGCAGCTGGGCGACTTTGCGCCCATTAGATCACCGGCTCGCTGTGCTGCTAGGATTGGTCAAGCGTTTACTGAAACGCCATACTCCGTGTCCCTTGTAGACAATGGGGTCCAAACAAGCGAAATCCCGGATGTGGAAAGAAATGGCAGGGTGCTTTCCGACGGGGTGGGGGTGCTTTCACCCCAGGCAGCAGAGGCAATCCATGATGCTATCCCTGAATCCAAGGGCAAGCCGACCTGTTTCCAGATCCGATGGGCCGGGGCCAAAGGAATGCTTTCTCTGGACACGGAGCTCGAGGGCAGTCAGATCTGTATCCGGCCGTCCATGAAAAAGTTCGAGTCACCCGACGAAGCAAACCTGGACATCTGCGACATGGCTTCCAAGCCAATACCAATGATGCTGAACCGCCAAATGATCAAGATACTGGAAGATATGGACGCACCACCCTGGTGGTTTTTGGAGCTGCAGAGAAAGGAAGTCAACCATCTACGTGCCATCACGAGGACCGTTTCCAGTACGGCCAGCTTCCTGACCATGAAGGACATCGGGGAGAGCATTCGTCTCCcacacctcctccggcagACCGAGGCCATGGGGGTTGACTACCGCCAAGATCCGTTTCTTCGCAgtgtggtggagatggcCCTGCTGAAGGAGATCAAGTTGATCAAACACAAGGCACGCATCCCTGTCCCCAAAGGTATCACTCTGTTTGGTGTCATGGATGAGACGGGTTTTTTGCAGGAAGGCCAGGTGTATGTGAGCTTTGACACCATGCAAGGTCGGTACCACGAGCCTCCAGAGTGTCAAAAGGTTGTAATAACCAGATCCCCGGCACTGCACCCCGGCGACATCCAGCTCGCCCACCACGTCATCCCTCCCGATGGCCATCCTCTCCTGGAGCTACGCAACTGTGTCGTGTTCAGCCAGCGGGGGGACAGAGATCTGCCCAGCATGCTCTCGGGGGGAGACCTCGACGGGGATATCTACAACATAATCTGGGATGAGGCAATTGTGAGCCAAGTCAGGTCATTTTCACCAGCCGACTACCCACGCCTACCGATCGTGGAGCTTAGCAGAAAGGTGGAAGCAGCTGATATGATTGATTTCTTTGTCGACTTTATCAGCCAGGATTGCTTGGGGGTGATCGCAACACGGCACATGATACTTGCAGACCTCGCACCGCAAGGCACGCGTGAGAGCGACTGCGTTAAACTGGCCGAACTCCATTCCCAGGCCGTGGACTTTTCCAAGACGGGGAGGGCGGTCAATCTTCGCGAGCttcccaaaacccccaaacaAGGACGACCTCATTT TCTTGCCGTAGGGTCCCAAGTGCTCGTCCAAGAAAAAGTAGATGTTGAGTTGCTTGATGAAcagggaggtgatgaggatgatgacgacgacgaggccGATCAGAATGGGCCGCGTCATAGCTATTACCGCAGTGACAAGATCCTAGGGCAACTATACGATGCCGTCGACGAGGAAAAGATATGGCACCAAGACATACAACTGCCACGTTTGAGCCCCAATGACAATGCATTCTGGCGCCAGATGCTGGTGGTCCTGGAACAGCGCGTGGCAGCGGCTTCAAAGGTCAACTGCATGTGGCGGAACCGCTTGGACGAGGCGCATGGAGTTCGCCATAC GTATGAGGATGCCATGTACGACATCATGGTGAATTATTCCGACTATCCATTCAAGCCCCTTCGTGAGACGGAAGTGTTTTCGGGATTTATTGTCAGCAAGACCGGGCCTGCAAGCCGCCGCCAACGCGACAGGTCCATCAAGATGAAGGACGAGTTTGAGCGTGTGTCCAAGTTGGTTATGACGACCATGCACAAAGGGCCTGGTGCCCTGGAGCTGTGTCTGGCGTGTGTGCACGCTGGACTGATGGTAAAGGAACCTCGAGGTAGGCAAGCCTGGCACCGAGGCTCATCTGATGATATCGTGAGCTTTCGGATTGTGGCGGTGTCGGCGTTGCTACAAGAGCTCAACGCCCTTGAGAGCAATGATTGTTTAGTTTGA
- a CDS encoding hypothetical protein (EggNog:ENOG503P067; COG:E), with protein MAPFRAEHMGSLLRPQELLDVREAIREKGLSEEQAGLPAVEEKAVGHVVKLQQDLGFKAVTSGEYNRTRFWGLMWDEFEGTIRLQDAEASMFRLYHPDVVSLIERDRKVMPGDSVIAGSKLSYNPAKSVSNLHELRLVQKFVPESEWGNIKLTMITPAWFHMRYKQGRAYTKEAYANDAEYFDDVAKVYQAELGVLYKAGLRNVQFDDPGLAYFCSDKFRQGWEEDKDNIGTVDDLLDAYIKLYNDSISKLPADFHTGVHLCRGNFIGGRHFAEGAYDIIAQKLFTDLKVNTFYLEYDTERAGGFEPLKYLPKDRHVVIGAISTKLRDLEDKEEIKKRIYKAADFVAAGSGQTREEALKRIALSPQCGFSTHETGYPLSEEDEKKKLALVRQIADEIWGEA; from the exons ATGGCGCCTTTCCGTGCAGAACATATGGGCTCGCTCCTGCGGCCTCAGGAGCTCCTCGACGTGCGAGAGGCCATCCGCGAGAAGGGGCTCAGTGAGGAGCAGGCTGGCCTTCCTGccgtcgaggagaaggcggtcGGGCATGTGGTCAAGCTTCAGCAAGACCTTGGCTTCAAGGCTGTCACGAGTGGTGAATACAACCGCACTAGGTTTTGGGGTCTCATGTGGGACGAGTTTGAGGGCACTATCCGTCTGCAGGACGCCGAGGCATCCATGTTCCGTCTCTATCACCCAGACGTCGTCAGCTTGATCGAGCGAGACCGCAAGGTCATGCCGGGAGACTCGGTCATTGCCGGCTCAAAGCTGTCTTACAACCCAGCAAAGTCGGTCTCTAACCTCCATGAGCTCCGCCTGGTCCAAAAGTTTGTGCCCGAGAGCGAGTGGGGCAACATCAAGCTCACAATGATCACTCCTGCCTG GTTCCACATGAGATATAAGCAAGGCCGAGCCTACACCAAAGAGGCGTACGCTAACGATGCCGAGTACTTTGATGACGTTGCAAAGGTGTACCAGGCCGAGCTTGGTGTTCTGTACAAGGCTGGCCTCAGAAATGTCCAGTTTGACGACCCTGGCCTTGCTT ACTTTTGCTCCGACAAGTTCCGTCAAggatgggaggaggacaaggacaacatTGGCACGGTGGATGATCTTTTGGACGCCTACATCAAGCTCTACAACGACTCCATCAGCAAGCTCCCCGCTGACTTTCACACCGGTGTGCATCTCTGCCGAGGCAACTTTATTGGCGGCCGCCACTTTGCCGAGGGCGCCTATGATATCATTGCCCAGAAGTTGTTCACCGATCTCAAGGTCAACACTTTTTACCTCGAGTACGACACCGAACGTGCTGGCGGGTTTGAGCCTCTGAAGTACCTCCCCAAGGATCGACATGTGGTCATTGGTGCCATCAGCACCAAGCTGCGTGATCTGGAAGATAAGGAGGAAATCAAAAAGCGCATCTACAAGGCCGCCGACTTCGTGGCTGCAGGCAGTGGACAGACACGTGAGGAGGCTCTTAAGCGCATTGCCCTGAGCCCTCAGTGCGGCTTCAGTACCCATGAGACAGGCTACCCCCTcagcgaggaggacgagaagaagaagttggcACTTGTTCGCCAGATTGCTGATGAGATTTGGGGAGAAGCGTAA
- a CDS encoding hypothetical protein (EggNog:ENOG503P2B6; COG:S) — MATTATSDVGPGAGAPFSSIITTVRRSLTSLANKGKQHTRKPEDGHAQITRLIAIQPKPNSPPHPPDSQASAGKDSHEKPPLHLLALPTELLNNILRHLNFVSILELRKTCRFFHTLASPPQLRILFGREQLTTLLLQHCKTCLVHDPFRSNLLSCSHEDEGWPLASQCVDCALVANDERLKIGKRVKLGTEDVVQICRWCGRPIRNHEGVAGPPDPNSPGTRRDGRPFHKGNCYRSYNNSLLFFFILGWVQLTLGITGAGLSWRYWRGAVMVFAPSVTSFMLLWIVMGFLFFRGSRKRAYRYTLLLELAILGCWIPPVYYISMQIVNHPERDVDAAMQAALALFGLNLVFRLFNVMGNVVIVFSTPDLTPRKKPNAGLFKRAIYKLMLWSVAWTYPPSVEHRLSSE; from the exons ATGGCCACAACAGCTACGTCTGATGTGGGgcctggagctggagctcccttctcatccatcatcacgaCGGTCCGACGCTCGCTGACGTCTCTCGCCAACAAGGGAAAACAGCACACCAGAAAGCCCGAGGATGGACATGCTCAAATCACTCGTCTCATCGCCATccaacccaaaccaaactctccccctcaccctccagaTAGTCAAGCATCGGCCGGCAAAGACAGTCATGAGAAACCTCCGCTCCACCTGCTGGCCCTGCCCACTGAGCTGCTGAACAACATTCTGCGCCATCTGAACTTTGTGTCTATCCTGGAGCTCCGAAAGACATGTCGCTTTTTCCACACCCTCgcttcacctccccagcTGCGCATCCTCTTTGGCCGCGAGCAACTGAcgaccctcctccttcagcaTTGCAAGACGTGCCTGGTGCATGACCCCTTCCGCTCTAACCTGCTCTCTTGTAGTcacgaggatgaggggtgGCCTTTGGCATCCCAGTGCGTCGACTGCGCCTTGGTGGCCAACGATGAGAGATTAAAgattgggaagagggtgaaaTTGGGCACCGAGGACGTGGTTCAGATATGCCGTTGGTGTGGAAGACCGATACGGAATCACGAAGGCGTGGCCGGGCCTCCCGATCCAAACAGTCCAGGAACCAGGAGAGATGGCCGTCCTTTTCACAAGGGCAACTGTTATCGTAGCTACAACAACAGCCTCTTGTTTTTCTTCATACTGGGCTGGGTTCAACTAACCCTCGGCATCACGGGAGCCGGGCTGAGCTGGCGGTACTGGAGAGGGGCAGTCATGGTTTTTGCACCGTCCGTCACGTCGTTTATGCTGCTGTGGATCGTCATGGGCTTCCTGTTTTTCCGAGGCAGCAGGAAGCGGGCATACCGATACACCCTCTTGTTGGAGCTTGCCATCTTGGGGTGCTGGATCCCGCCCGTTTACTACATCAGCATGCAGATCGTGAACCACCCAGAGAGGGACGTTGATGCAGCAATGCAGGCGGCGCTGGCCTTGTTTGGGTTGAACTT AGTGTTTCGATTATTCAACGTCATGGGCAATGTCGTGATTGTGTTTTCGACCCCAGATCTGACACCAAGAAAAAAGCCAAACGCTGGATTGTTCAAAAGAGCCATTTATAAGCTCATGCTGTGGTCGGTTGCGTGGACATACCCTCCAAGTGTGGAGCATAGGCTTTCATCTGAGTGA
- the HTZ1 gene encoding histone H2A.Z (EggNog:ENOG503P342; COG:B) — translation MAGGKGKSSGGKSSGGKTSGIEGSKKQQSHSQRAGLQFPCGRVKRFLKQNTQNKMRVGAKAAVYVTAVLEYLTAEVLELAGNAAKDLKVKRITPRHLQLAIRGDEELDTLIRATIAFGGVLPHINRALLLKVEQKKKAKAAEA, via the exons atggctGGCGGAAAAGGAAAGTCCTCGGGCGGCAAGAGCTCTGGTGGCAAGACATCCGGTATTGAGGGTtccaagaagcagcagagCCATTCTCAACGCGCCGGTCTGCAG TTTCCCTGCGGCCGTGTGAAGCGCTTCTTGAAGCAAAACACCCAAAATAAGATGCGCGTCGGCGCCAAGGCTGCTGTCTACGTTACTGCCGTACTGGAATACTTGACTGCCGAAGTTCTCGAGCTTGCTGGA AACGCTGCCAAGGATCTCAAGGTCAAGCGTATCACTCCCCGCCATCTCCAGCTCGCGATCCGTGGTGACGAAGAGCTCGATACCCTGATTCGTGCCACCATCGCCTTCGGTGGTGTTCTCCCACACATCAACCGCGCCCTTCTGCTCAAGGtggagcagaagaagaaggccaaggccgcCGAGGCATAA
- a CDS encoding hypothetical protein (EggNog:ENOG503PDZ9) produces the protein MESFTSPATRAATATHDASSVTAAAIPAPAKNIRSGTDSSVKETLPDRPLRVGFQENQPIPIRTIKDTIAERRQPERRDSCERFQLNFQQRRSNTGWSVASGLTAASTVTDITEPESPDAIDEETFDVESVLASSPPYPHGSPSHSIACSSLPTKPLAPIDTDRSSSFRQRQPVSDIPPSPRKVHSDRPHRRSSDYITHPPPIEKLAGSITDDATNPDLRAACDIVGKEDGDNNKPAQQRDELSSEADGGSPSTLDGFHSSADENTPNSLSDVEVDDNSVQNFLDRALKHVFGVELCELSQGTASAAYQSVSYCLDELSYIVRSGSRHFADSAVPPVNEAARSHAGFNSTPIQGTADTTGYGGTSSGQSSRKNHNRTKKRLSGGLEGGEEEKDGDGDEGDDRQGGGGKRQRLTDHGHGQNFSCPFRKRNPIRFNVRDFQSCAVQSFPDIPQLKRHIKNFHRQNSIPPFMCPRCKEDLGSHLDLVAHSAVEIHLMCEVRDVPSSLEPEDGITPQVEEVLNGRKANSKVDCWDTLWDVLFGTEEGIPDHNFVPPTELDEVHAEFRKPSSRDELRQRLATEFPLHDPDLLLSLFNEHIDSVVDTCRLRTSQLSGRPRRTRNQGPRQPTASPQRARRASHTAPLHSIQSRDTLGSNGQSGGASSTHGTPINNDSSWPSPSQLPLMSYAPSPGGYGQAVSPGGLSDTNVASLLPAQVSRRQLGITVPAPTARQVQRPTFGAPLLGTSGGTDGSASHHMRVPSGDSGISFDTAAAAGYLLRQQPGVNLVPNHFFGSTNLPVRQQFQHGIRRAGGFQGGSANTLSLDMNQVYQQQQGPYQHHMQHAHAQQLQLQPQQLQMPGQGKSPISPHSAMTVTASSPGGFFGSYELGPGQTNLGQQYPH, from the exons ATGGAATCTTTCACCTCACCAGCAACACGAGCTGCAACCGCCACCCACGACGCATCTTCcgtcacagcagcagcaataccagcaccagcaaagAATATCAGATCCGGTACAGATTCTTCAGTCAAGGAAACCCTTCCAGACCGGCCGCTTCGGGTAGGCTTTCAAGAGAATCAACCTATTCCCATTCGTACCATCAAGGACACCATCGCCGAGCGCCGTCAGCCGGAGAGGCGAGACTCATGTGAGAGGTTTCAGTTGAACTTCCAACAACGAAGGTCAAACACCGGCTGGTCTGTGGCCTCTGGATTAACTGCCGCTTCAACTGTCACCGACATCACCGAGCCCGAAAGTCCTGATGCCATTGACGAAGAAACGTTTGATGTTGAATCGGTGCTggcatcatcacctccctaCCCTCACGGCTCTCCATCTCACTCTATCGCTTGCTCTTCGTTACCGACAAAGCCTCTGGCTCCTATCGATACTGACAGATCCTCTTCATTTCGCCAACGCCAGCCAGTCAGTGACATTCCGCCATCACCTCGGAAAGTGCATTCGGATCGGCCACACCGGAGGAGTTCAGACTATATCACACATCCTCCACCTATCGAGAAACTAGCTGGATCGATTACGGATGACGCGACGAATCCAGACCTCAGGGCCGCTTGCGACATAGTTGGCAAGGAGGACGGCGATAACAACAAGCCGGCACAGCAACGGGATGAGTTATCTTCTGAAGCAGATGGAGGCAGTCCGTCCACATTGGACGGATTCCATTCCTCGGCAGATGAAAATACGCCAAATTCTCTGAGCGACGTAGAAGTGGACGACAACTCGGTGCAGAATTTCCTCGACAGAGCCCTCAAGCATGTGTTTGGTGTCGAGCTCTGTGAACTGAGCCAAGGCACCGCGTCAGCGGCCTACCAATCGGTAAGTTACTGTCTCGACGAACTATCATATATAGTCCGGTCCGGTAGCCGGCATTTCGCCGACTCTGCCGTCCCGCCAGTGAACGAGGCAGCTCGCAGTCATGCAGGTTTCAACAGCACTCCTATCCAAGGCACGGCCGACACAACTGGCTATGGCGGCACATCAAGTGGCCAGAGCAGTCGTAAAAACCACAACAGGACGAAAAAAAGACTCAGTGGGGGCCTCgaaggcggagaggaagaaaaagacggggatggcgacgagggagatgatCGCCAGGGCGGTGGCGGTAAGCGACAAAGACTAACGGACCATGGTCACGGCCAAAACTTTAGCTGTCCGTTCCGCAAGAGAAACCCCATCAGATTCAACGTTCGAGACTTTCAGAGCTGCGCGGTACAGTCCTTCCCCGACATCCCTCAGCTCAAACGGCACATCAAGAACTTCCACCGACAAAACTCGATACCGCCGTTTATGTGTCCGCGATGCAAGGAGGACCTAGGAAGCCACCTGGACTTGGTCGCCCATTCGGCCGTAGAGATACATCTCATGTGTGAAGTACGGGATGTGCCATCAAGTCTGGAGCCCGAAGACGGCATCACGCcacaggtggaggaggttctcAATGGGAGAAAAGCAAACTCAAAGGTGGACTGTTGGGATACGCTCTGGGACGTGTTGTTTGGCACGGAGGAAGGGATCCCTGACCATA ATTTCGTGCCCCCTACAGAATTGGATGAGGTGCATGCCGAATTCAGGAAGCCGTCCTCCCGCGATGAACTCAGGCAGCGGCTTGCGACAGAGTTTCCTCTCCACGACCCAGACCTCCTGCTCAGCCTCTTCAACGAACACATCGACTCTGTTGTGGACACCTGCCGCTTACGGACAAGCCAACTCTCTGGGCGGCCAAGACGGACCCGCAACCAGGGCCCTCGACAGCCAACAGCAAGCCCTCAGCGGGCGAGAAGAGCTAGCCACACAGCACCTCTCCATTCGATTCAGAGCAGAGACACACTGGGGAGTAACGGCCAAAGCGGCGGGGCGTCCTCGACGCATGGCACGCCCATCAACAACGATTCGTCTTGGCCGAGTCCCAGCCAGCTGCCGTTGATGTCGTATGCGCCGTCACCGGGAGGCTATGGACAGGCCGTTAGTCCGGGAGGATTGAGTGACACCAATGTGGCATCCCTTCTCCCGGCACAAGTATCAAGGCGTCAGCTTGGTATCACTGTGCCGGCTCCGACAGCGCGGCAGGTACAGCGGCCAACATTTGGCGCGCCGCTTCTGGGGACCTCCGGAGGAACAGATGGGAGTGCCTCCCACCATATGCGGGTGCCTTCGGGGGACTCGGGGATCAGCTTCGACACGGCTGCGGCAGCCGGCTATCTCTTGCGGCAGCAGCCGGGTGTCAATCTTGTCCCGAACCACTTTTTTGGCAGCACGAATCTTCCAGTGCGGCAGCAATTCCAACATGGCATTAGACGCGCAGGTGGTTTCCAGGGAGGCAGCGCAAACACACTTAGCCTTGATATGAACCAGGTgtatcagcagcagcaggggccATACCAGCATCACATGCAGCATGCGCATGCGCAACAGCTACAGCTACAGCCCCAGCAGCTGCAGATGCCGGGACAGGGGAAGTCACCCATCAGCCCGCACTCGGCCATGACGGTGACAGCTTCATCGCCAGGAGGGTTCTTTGGAAGTTATGAGCTGGGGCCAGGTCAGACAAACCTGGGACAACAGTATCCGCATTAA